Part of the Pedobacter roseus genome is shown below.
ATTTAGAGACCAATATATTGGCAAGTTTATGCCTTGCTCTGCTTAGAAAATATATCCATTTATTATTTTCTGGATGGCCGCCAACCCGAATTGACTTCCATTTTTTCTCCGCTAGCAATTGTTTATCTAAATCAGTTCCCCAATTGTTCCAATATAGATATACAACCGTAACATCGTACCCTGCTTCAAATAAGCTGTCTGCTTCTTTCACCAAACGCGGATTTAGTGAAGGCTGACCGGATGTAACAAGTACTATTTTCCCCCTTAGGCCCACCTCGTTGATGATCTCAGGTTAAAATCCTTCTGTAAAAAGAGGAAGTCTGATTGAAATAGTGCACGATCATATGGACGCCTCATCAAAGAACAAATATCATAAACTACGAAACTGTTTTTTTTCATAAATGCAATCACTTCAGAAGCTAAAGGTGCCCCTTTATAAATATTGAGGAATGATACTTCTAACAGAACGGCCTTGGCAGATTGGAGAGTTTTTGCCGCACCTTTTAATATTTCAAGTTCAAACCCCTGGGTATCTATCTTGATGAAATCAGGTTTGCAAAAAGCAGTGGTTAATAAGATATCATCTAAGAGTTGTAGTTCCATTTCTTCAATCAAAGCTCCCGTTTCATTATCTTCTTTATAAATCGAACTGGCCGTATCATAAATATTAAAGTTGACCGTCTTATTTTCAGCACCTAACAATGCAATTTTGACTTCTGAATTTGGCAGCAGTTTTTTCTTTTGTAATAATATTTCATGTTTTTGTCGCTGGCCTTCAATCATCATGATTTTTGACTCGGGAAATATTTGATTAAATTCTATCGCCCAGTTACCTTCGTAAGCACCGATGTCTAGTACATAATTGGGAGAAAACCCCAGCTTTTTGAGTGCCTCTAAACTTTTCCGTTGCGACGGCACACCTAAATCATTTCTTAACTTTTGGACAAATTTAGCAGGGATCAATTTGGATATAAGTTTTTTAAACATCTTATAGATTTAGATAGTGTTTAGCAATAATTGAGACATCGAATTTGCTAAAGGCAAATGCTCTGCAAGCAGCTCGGTCAATTGTTATAATTTTTTGAAGGGCCCGGATCATAGCTTCTTTGTTTTCGACAATAAATCCATTTTTGCCTTCGGTAATTACCTCTGGTACTGAACCTCTTTTAAATCCAATTACAGGCGTGCCGCATGCCATGGCCTCGACCATTACCATGCCAAAAGGTTCGTTCCACTCTATAGGGAATAGTAAAGCTTTAGCCTGGCTCAGATAATGACTTTTCTGCCTGTCGTCTAGAGGACCAAGATAAATGATCTGCTTACCATCAAATTTTGGTTCAATTTGCTCTTTAAAGTAGCTCAAATTGTCAGCGGTATCAGGAATGTTTCCACCAATTAAAAGCCTGTTCCCCGTTTCAAGTGCGACTTCTATGGCGGTATGCAAGCCTTTGATCTGATCCATCCTGCCCAAGAACATTAATGGAGCATCAGGCTTCACCTGATCGGCCGGATCATACTTTGAAAAATCGATAGCGTTATAAACAGTTTCCCAACGGCCCGATACGTTACCCGTTGAAACGCAATAGTCGCTGCATGCGGTAAAAATTAGGTTCTTATGTGGACAGGCGGTAACGGCTTTTACTCCTTCCTGCGCCACAGGTCTTCCATAGGTCATTACCTTTTTTACATGGCTTTTGAGTACCGGAAGAAGGTAGGCTAAACGCCCAAAATTATGGATCAGGTCGAAATCTCTTTTTTTTATTAATAAAAACTGCCAAACCAGTAATAGCTCTTTTGCTTTTTGCCATTTTGACCTTTTCAGGTTGTTTTTTCCGAAAGGATACACCTGTCCGGAGATATGAGATTCAGGCCCCGCCAATAAGCTCACCTCATGACCTAAACGGGTATATTCTTCTGCAAACATATAAACCAAACGTTCATGGCCACCATATTGAGGTGGTGGAATAGGGATGCCTGGATCCATGATTAATAAAATCTTCATCCTTAAGCTTCGTTTAAAATCGCTAGTATTCTTTCAGCGCTTTTTTCCAATGATAGGTTTTTCAATATGTAATCTCTAGGTTCATATTTTCCCTTTATTGAGAATTCTATAAATTTTGGTAGTTTAGTATTGAATTCTTCTAAGTCCTTAAATTTTTCTCCACAAGTTTCATCAAAATAAGGAACAGAACTAGCTAGTACAGGTTCTTTTTCTTCCCAGGTAAAACGATTGGTATCTAACCAAAATCCTTGATCCCAGGCAAATATAGGAACATCCATAGCCATTGCTTCTTGATATGCAAGTCCTTGGCTTTCATGCTCGCAAAGGAAGATCATCCCAATACTGCTCTTTAATATTTTTTTGTATTGCTTAATGGTGTAAGATCCATAAATTATCAATTTATAATTTACTTGGTGGTTGTCAAGAATATTAAGAATTGGTTTTAAAATTTCGGTTGTATTCCTTTCCTTATTCCATAAAAATTTAACATAAACTAAAATGTCTTTTCTGGCAGATGTTTTTTTGACTTGCCAATAATAAGTATCAATGCCAACTGGCCATATTGTACAGGTATTTTCTCCGTACCATTTATTATATATTCTTGCTGTCCATGTAGAATGCTGCAGATATGTTGTTATTGGGTAATCCTCAAATAAAGTTGGCCACTCATTTGGATGAGTCATTAAACCTATTCCAGCTATAATCTTGTTTTTTTTATGGTAACCTCTTAACACATTTTTTCCTATTCCAAGTACTACAATTTTATCTTCATCTTTAATTTTGTCAAAGGGTAGGTTTTTAACGAATGATATTTTTTTTGCTTCAAGTGCTTTGCAAAGATTTATGAAAACCCGCTCTAAACTGCTGATGTTTTTTTTTCTGAAAAAATGAACTAACGGCCGCAGATAACGGTCTCCCCAAAACCATCGGTCTTTTAGATGTTGTTTTTTAAAGTATATGATGAGCCTACCTTTCAATTTAAAGTGATTTATTTTCTGAAATTTTAGTAATTACTCTACTAAATGGTTAAGCCAGATCATTTGGTATGGAATTGATTTGATATGAAATAAGTGTTTATTTTTGCTATTGAATTAGGTATAGATAAGGTATGCAAAGCCTTCTCCTGGCCATTTATTCTCATCATTTTTCTCTTTTTAGTGTTCCCCTCTAGTTCTTTAATTTTTTCGTAAAGTTCTGTATGATTTGAAAATACTTCGATGTCTTTTCCGATTTCATAAATTTGATCTAAGCCTGGTGCTAATTCGGTTAAATAACATGCACCATACATGGGGGCTTCAATATCTCTTAACCGCGAGTAAGTATTTGGGGTATTGATTGGATAATCAAAGCTTTGATAACGATTTATGCCAAGGGTGATCAGGCTTTCTCGCGTTATTTTAATATAGTCATTAAAATCTGGCTTTGCTTTTAACTTGCTTTTAATTGCACTGGACGATAGCTGACTAATTCTGCCATCTTTAATTTTGTTTAAATAGGACTTAATCCCGAATCTGGAAATAAAATCAATTTGATTTTTTGCTTTTTTCCAGATAGGGTTATATAGTTTTTTAGCGTTGTCATTCTCCTCCAGCCAGCTTGTACCACGTATATTCAAATCAAGATTTGGATATACCTTTAATAGTTTTTCGAACAATAAATGTCTTTGAACATCTTTTGAACCAATAAATGAAATTTCTTTTTTTTCTATAACAGGTTGCCCACGGTATTGATAATCGACCCACATTGGCATTGGGAGATTAATATATGGGTACCCTGCATTTTGATAAAGCGTTGTTGCCATGTATTCAGGTACCCAATTTAAATCAAATATTGCATATTCTTTTGGTGCCTGTTTAAACATCCTGATGTTATCGCAAAAGAAGTTAACACAAGGAATACCCATTTTTTTTATTTCGGAAATTGCCTGTATGTCTATTTGTTCGGGATATAAATAGCTTAAAAATAAGTCGGGTTTATTTTGTTTAATAAATTTTACAGTTTTCTCCCAGGTAAAACTCTTCCACTCATCCAGCTGATTTTTTGATTGCGGTATTAAACCTCTTGCCCAATCTACTTCCTTACACTCTGTCCAGTTACATTTTGCCTCTTCAATGCCATTTTTGATGTAGTGTTCCCAAAAGCTATAAGCAGCTATAGGATGTTTAGTGGTAGATTGTAAAAACGAGAGAAATATTTTCATTTGACTCTTTTATTGCCATGAACCTTTGAAGGTCCAAGAAAGAAATGATAAATAGGCCTAAATACAAATTTGAATATAGAGGTTGCCCTTTCTTTAAAGTAATACCTAAACATAATGTCAATCTCAGCTAAAGTGCTGTTCCTGCCTGCAATTTTTAATCGTGCTTCTTCCATCAGATAATTTGCACTTTCGCTATAACTATCATTAAAATGCACTATTGCGGGTTCGCACACTATCGTCGATCGATCAGCTTGATTTACTCTTTTCAGTTTAGTTTTTCCTTTTAAAACATTGGTATTAGAGGTATTGTAAAACATTCTATCAGCTTTTATAGTTTCATTATCTGGAATAGGGTGTTGATTATATAAAGCCATTGATAGTGCAAATAGAGGCTCTTCGTTCTCCTTTCCTCTAAGCCGAATAAAATCTAGTTCATCATATCTCTCCTTGAGCTCTAATGCTTTTGCAAAAACCGATTTGCTAATGTGATTGTTCTTAAAGTAGTAAACAGATCCTACAAAAACCGGCATGGAAATAACGTTGAATTTATTAATCATCTCCTTTATGTCGCAAAAAAAATCACCAGACGTTTGTTCCTCGCCAATCGCTGTAAAATCATAGGCAGACATGGTATCGAAAATAGAATCTAAAGGTTTATAGATCAGACAATCACAATCTATAAAAAGATTTTCTTCAGCAATAATATGGTCAATTAATAAGAATTTTGAAGTGAATGATTTTTGAGATTCTTCCAATGTCAGTAATTTGACAATAACCTTTGGGTTGTTCCTGAACTCTTCAAAATATGTAGTGTTATCCGTTAGCACTAGCAATTTGATTGCCGATTCTCCATTCCAAATAAGGAAAGATTTTATTAGGTTTTTTGCTAGCTGAAGATAATAAATTCTTCCAACCGCAATTGTTACTACTGCTTTCTTTATCATCTTATTCTATTCGCCAAGTTTTGATAACTATATTGTATTAAACGGATGGATTTCCATCCTAAAACAGAAGCCAGCTTGCTTAAAACCTTTCTGCCAAAATCTAATTTATAGGTTAAGGGAGTTATCAATGGCAATTCGTGTATTGCTTTTTTTGAAATATCTTTAAACTGGGGGTAGCTTCTGACGGCCACATCATATAGAAGGCGGTAAATCGCAAAACGGGCTGCTAATGAATCCTCTTTTGATAAAAGTTCTTTTTTTTTAGATAAGATTGATGCCAAAAGACTTGATAGATCTTTATGGGTCTTTTGACTAGACAAGTTTCCTTCTTTCTTATATTTTCGATAGTAATTGAAGACGTCGCTTACTTTTACAATTTTTGTTGAATTCAAAATAATTCTTGCAAAGAATTCGCCATCGTCGTCTAAGCTTAGCTCCTCGTTCCATAGTCCTGATTTTCTGATCAGAGGCGTAGGAATTAGCCATGCATTAGGTTGGATCATCGATCCTTTTCCATCAAATCCCCCCCAAAGTTTGATTAGAAACTTAATAGGCTCATCACTTGTTTTCAGAAATTCCTCTTCGTAAAGAGAAGGTGTAAATAAAGCATGTGGCTGGTGTTCATCGAAATGAACGGTACTGCAGACAGCCAAAGTATTAGTATGGTTTGCAATGGCTAACACCTGTTTTTCTATTTTATCTGTTGAAAGAATGTCGTCTGCATCTAAAAATTGTATAAAATCGCCTTTTGCTTCTAATAGTCCTTTGTTTCTAGTGGCGGCAGCACCTTTATTGGCTTGCTGAAAAACCTTTATCACCTGGTTATCGAATGATTTTATGATGTCGAGCGTTTCATCTGTAGAGCCATCATCAATTACAATAACTTCTTTGTTAGCCCAGCTTTGGCTAATTGCCGATTGTATAGTTTCTGCGATATGTTTTGCTGCATTATAAGCAGGAATAATAATCGAAACCAATGGCTTTTTCATCTTCTCAACCTGGGTTTTAATAACCTAATCATTTTTTCCCTGATCCAAAAGGCGGCGAAAGGACTAAATTTACTAACAACATTAAACAGAATATTACTGTCTGCACTTATAGAATTTAGGCCTAATTTTTTTGCAAACATTAATGAAGCTTTGGTTTTCTCCCAATTATTTATCGAGGCCAGGTTGGTTGCAATTTCTATAAATCTTTGCGCAATATCTATATAATATTTGGGAGCCGCGGCACTGGCCGTTTTCTCCATTACATAGAACTGCGCCTGAAAACATTTGTCTTTGTTGTTTTGCGACATAGAATTACTTATCCTGTAATTGATAATGCTTATTTCATCTTCGCTTGAAAAGCGAAGGTGATGAAGCGCAAGAGAAATATGCAAGGCACAATCTTCATTATATAAAACTTTGGGATCCAGATCATAACCTCCGGCATTTAGAAATGCAGTTTTATTATAAAGACCGCAAAAAGGATTGATCTGTTCTGCAATTGCGTATTTAATTGGATCGGTTTCCAGCTTATGTTTATCGAACTTTCTTAAACTGATGAATTCGTTTGTGATATGATCCCGATATTCATAATTGAAAAGAACAACTTCCGGACATTCTTCGCTAGCCATCCATTTGTGCGCCAGGTTTGTAAAATTTGGGAGTAATTCATCATCTGCATCATGAAAATGAATCCATTCAGACTTTACCATTCCTGCAAGTTTATTTTTTCCGAAAGAGCAACCGCGGTTCACATCGCCATCGATAACAACAGCACCATATTTTAGGGCTATCTCCTGGGTATTGTCTGAACTGCAATCATTATATACCAAAATTTCATCAAACTTTATGTATTGGTTTTGCGCCGATGTTAACAATCTTGGTAAACACCATGCTGCATTGTAGGCAGGTATACAAAGTGCTAGAGATTTCATTGATGCAAATTGTTGTAAACTAAGTCTTTCATTGGTTTATCCGCCAAAAATTTTTTTCTTCAATCTTTTGGTAATATATTTTAAAAGCTTATTCAATGGCTGTTGGTTTAGAACGATATCAATGGCGTATTTTTTATCTGATGGGAGATATAATGCCTGGTTAAATAGATTGGGAGCAATCAACTCAAATTTTTGAATAACCTGAACCATTAATTTAGTGTTATCATTAATAATATTGGTAGACATCAGACTTTTAACCGTTTTTAATGCTTCGCTTGTCATCTTTTCAAAAGCACTTTGATCCATGTTGTTAACTGCTTCTATACACGACGCAAGCGCAATATGATCATTGGATGCATATTTAAAGCCATTTACTCCATTTTTAATGAGTGATGAAACACCCGCGCCATCTGAACAAATTACTGGCGTGCCAATGCTCATGTATTCTAAGCAGGTGAAATTGTACATATCCCATGTGGATGGAATGATGGCAAATTTTGCTGTTTTTTGAACCGCTTCCAATTGATGGTGAGAAAGTTGTCCTTGAGGTATTACTGTGTGGTTCCAGACTTCTGGGAATCTTTGGAGAAGTTGATCTGATTTGGATAAACTCTCGGTAAACATGGTGTTGCGCCCATACCATTTGATTAATACTGGTTTAGCTATTGTTTTAACTGCCCGGCATAAAATATCCGGCCCTTTCCATTCCTGGATTCGGCTGCATACGATAGCGAAATTCTCCTTTTGAATAAATTTAGCAGGAGTAGCGTTCGCTTTAAATAACGGTGAGATAAGATTAATCTGTTTATGAGGAAAAATATCTTGCCAAAATGTATAATTAGACTGACTGTGAGTAACAAGCGCATCTGATTTTTCCAGTAAGGAAAGTTCTGTCTGTCTACACTGGTCTCCAAATAAAATTTCCTGAAGTTCCCGTTCATGTAATTCAATTTGACCCGAACTTCCGTGCAAACGGGTTACAACTGGGATGTTGTGGTGAATTAGCCAGGGAATGAAGCCAAGTCCAAAATCGGTACATTCTACCAGATCAAACCCTGCACCTGCGTTAACCTGTTCCCACATGGCCCATGCAGAGGCAATAGCTTTCTTATATTGTGGTATGAAATCGAATTTTTTGAATCTTTCGAGGTATTTATGGAAAAGGTCTGGTTTGAGGTATTCGACTTCAATATCATGATGCAGAAAGCGATCTAATGATTGGGTATAAGCACTACCTACCACAACTTTTATTTTTGCAACATGAGATCTCATAAAATCAATGTGTTGCAGGTAATATGTCGAAATTCCTCCTCCTGAATGAGGGTAATATTCAGGTAGGATAAAGAGAATATTTAATTTTTTTATTTCCTGATCCACATGCTGTTAAAATTTCTGCCGAATTTATCATCAGTTAAACTCAGGTTATCTTCCTCCACCATATATTCTTCTGGTAGATCAGATTTTAGCGTGCCAAAAAAACAATAGGTATTAAAATATGCCAGGGAAAGTCCCTTTACCGATTCCTCCAGATTTTTTAAAGAAATGCCATTGTTGGCTGAATAGGGTAGCCCTTCTACATGGATATCTGTAATACTCCATATTTCTGCCGGAGTAAGGTGGCTATTAATAACATTTAAGTGTATCAATTCTTGATTTACCTCTGCGATATAGGTTTCTAGTTTAATATTCCCCTTTAGCATGCGTATAATTTTTCCAGTAATCCTTTGTTTAAGCGTCCTGTTTTTAAAATTAGCCCTCGTAGTTTGAATAAGGCGTGCTGTTCTGTTTTGGTATGTTTTGGAGTCGATTGCTTCTGCAAGAGGATCATGCAGGCTTATAAAGACACCATTCGCATTTAACCTATTTTCTATTTCCGAGATGAATTTTGGAATATCTGGAATATGATGCAAAACGGAAGAAGTAATAATTAGATCGAATTTTTCGTTTACATCTTCAATATATCCACATTTTGAAATTATAGGTATATTCCATTTCAATGAGCGTTTGTTTGCTCGCTCTAACATAGCATGAGATGGATCTAACAGAAACACGGATGCTATTTTTCTGCCAACTAAAGAGTCTATTAAAAGCTGAGCGGCCAAACCTGTTCCGCAACCCAGATCCAAAACTTTAATTTTTTGTATTTTTTGCTTGTCTAGCCAGGCACAAAGATGATTAATAATGCGGTCAATCTGTTCGGGAAGATTAATCCACATTTCGGCATGGATCTTATCATAATATTTTGCTTCAATATTATGGAAGGTAAGGTTAACCTTTTCATGAAAATCTTTTATCGAATCAAGATTAGATTTTTGCTCAAAAAGTGGGATTAAAGATTTGAAAACATCGGTAGTCATTTTAATTGTAAATTAGCTTTAATGTACATCTCAATGGGCTCAGTTAATTTTCTATTAATAATTTTAGCCTGTTATGGATTATTACAGGGTTAAAATCCTCTTCTGCAAAATACCGGCATTGCTTAACACATGCCGATCTGAAATCTGGATTTTTGAGCTTGTTTATGATAGTTACCAAATCTGTTTTTGTTTCACTGCTAACATAGCTTAACCAAGAGTTTTTAATGGCCCATTTGCCTATCGCTGCAGATTGGGGAGCTATTATGAGTATTGGTATACCTAAGTGACAGAATTCGACAAATCTACTTGGAAAGCTGTATCTCGATC
Proteins encoded:
- a CDS encoding FkbM family methyltransferase, whose translation is MFKKLISKLIPAKFVQKLRNDLGVPSQRKSLEALKKLGFSPNYVLDIGAYEGNWAIEFNQIFPESKIMMIEGQRQKHEILLQKKKLLPNSEVKIALLGAENKTVNFNIYDTASSIYKEDNETGALIEEMELQLLDDILLTTAFCKPDFIKIDTQGFELEILKGAAKTLQSAKAVLLEVSFLNIYKGAPLASEVIAFMKKNSFVVYDICSLMRRPYDRALFQSDFLFLQKDFNLRSSTRWA
- a CDS encoding glycosyltransferase, coding for MKILLIMDPGIPIPPPQYGGHERLVYMFAEEYTRLGHEVSLLAGPESHISGQVYPFGKNNLKRSKWQKAKELLLVWQFLLIKKRDFDLIHNFGRLAYLLPVLKSHVKKVMTYGRPVAQEGVKAVTACPHKNLIFTACSDYCVSTGNVSGRWETVYNAIDFSKYDPADQVKPDAPLMFLGRMDQIKGLHTAIEVALETGNRLLIGGNIPDTADNLSYFKEQIEPKFDGKQIIYLGPLDDRQKSHYLSQAKALLFPIEWNEPFGMVMVEAMACGTPVIGFKRGSVPEVITEGKNGFIVENKEAMIRALQKIITIDRAACRAFAFSKFDVSIIAKHYLNL
- a CDS encoding glycosyltransferase family protein, with protein sequence MKGRLIIYFKKQHLKDRWFWGDRYLRPLVHFFRKKNISSLERVFINLCKALEAKKISFVKNLPFDKIKDEDKIVVLGIGKNVLRGYHKKNKIIAGIGLMTHPNEWPTLFEDYPITTYLQHSTWTARIYNKWYGENTCTIWPVGIDTYYWQVKKTSARKDILVYVKFLWNKERNTTEILKPILNILDNHQVNYKLIIYGSYTIKQYKKILKSSIGMIFLCEHESQGLAYQEAMAMDVPIFAWDQGFWLDTNRFTWEEKEPVLASSVPYFDETCGEKFKDLEEFNTKLPKFIEFSIKGKYEPRDYILKNLSLEKSAERILAILNEA
- a CDS encoding glycosyltransferase family protein; amino-acid sequence: MKIFLSFLQSTTKHPIAAYSFWEHYIKNGIEEAKCNWTECKEVDWARGLIPQSKNQLDEWKSFTWEKTVKFIKQNKPDLFLSYLYPEQIDIQAISEIKKMGIPCVNFFCDNIRMFKQAPKEYAIFDLNWVPEYMATTLYQNAGYPYINLPMPMWVDYQYRGQPVIEKKEISFIGSKDVQRHLLFEKLLKVYPNLDLNIRGTSWLEENDNAKKLYNPIWKKAKNQIDFISRFGIKSYLNKIKDGRISQLSSSAIKSKLKAKPDFNDYIKITRESLITLGINRYQSFDYPINTPNTYSRLRDIEAPMYGACYLTELAPGLDQIYEIGKDIEVFSNHTELYEKIKELEGNTKKRKMMRINGQEKALHTLSIPNSIAKINTYFISNQFHTK
- a CDS encoding glycosyltransferase family 2 protein, which codes for MKKPLVSIIIPAYNAAKHIAETIQSAISQSWANKEVIVIDDGSTDETLDIIKSFDNQVIKVFQQANKGAAATRNKGLLEAKGDFIQFLDADDILSTDKIEKQVLAIANHTNTLAVCSTVHFDEHQPHALFTPSLYEEEFLKTSDEPIKFLIKLWGGFDGKGSMIQPNAWLIPTPLIRKSGLWNEELSLDDDGEFFARIILNSTKIVKVSDVFNYYRKYKKEGNLSSQKTHKDLSSLLASILSKKKELLSKEDSLAARFAIYRLLYDVAVRSYPQFKDISKKAIHELPLITPLTYKLDFGRKVLSKLASVLGWKSIRLIQYSYQNLANRIR
- a CDS encoding glycosyltransferase family 2 protein, with protein sequence MKSLALCIPAYNAAWCLPRLLTSAQNQYIKFDEILVYNDCSSDNTQEIALKYGAVVIDGDVNRGCSFGKNKLAGMVKSEWIHFHDADDELLPNFTNLAHKWMASEECPEVVLFNYEYRDHITNEFISLRKFDKHKLETDPIKYAIAEQINPFCGLYNKTAFLNAGGYDLDPKVLYNEDCALHISLALHHLRFSSEDEISIINYRISNSMSQNNKDKCFQAQFYVMEKTASAAAPKYYIDIAQRFIEIATNLASINNWEKTKASLMFAKKLGLNSISADSNILFNVVSKFSPFAAFWIREKMIRLLKPRLRR
- a CDS encoding glycosyltransferase family 4 protein; the encoded protein is MDQEIKKLNILFILPEYYPHSGGGISTYYLQHIDFMRSHVAKIKVVVGSAYTQSLDRFLHHDIEVEYLKPDLFHKYLERFKKFDFIPQYKKAIASAWAMWEQVNAGAGFDLVECTDFGLGFIPWLIHHNIPVVTRLHGSSGQIELHERELQEILFGDQCRQTELSLLEKSDALVTHSQSNYTFWQDIFPHKQINLISPLFKANATPAKFIQKENFAIVCSRIQEWKGPDILCRAVKTIAKPVLIKWYGRNTMFTESLSKSDQLLQRFPEVWNHTVIPQGQLSHHQLEAVQKTAKFAIIPSTWDMYNFTCLEYMSIGTPVICSDGAGVSSLIKNGVNGFKYASNDHIALASCIEAVNNMDQSAFEKMTSEALKTVKSLMSTNIINDNTKLMVQVIQKFELIAPNLFNQALYLPSDKKYAIDIVLNQQPLNKLLKYITKRLKKKIFGG
- a CDS encoding class I SAM-dependent methyltransferase, whose product is MTTDVFKSLIPLFEQKSNLDSIKDFHEKVNLTFHNIEAKYYDKIHAEMWINLPEQIDRIINHLCAWLDKQKIQKIKVLDLGCGTGLAAQLLIDSLVGRKIASVFLLDPSHAMLERANKRSLKWNIPIISKCGYIEDVNEKFDLIITSSVLHHIPDIPKFISEIENRLNANGVFISLHDPLAEAIDSKTYQNRTARLIQTTRANFKNRTLKQRITGKIIRMLKGNIKLETYIAEVNQELIHLNVINSHLTPAEIWSITDIHVEGLPYSANNGISLKNLEESVKGLSLAYFNTYCFFGTLKSDLPEEYMVEEDNLSLTDDKFGRNFNSMWIRK